The following coding sequences lie in one Primulina huaijiensis isolate GDHJ02 chromosome 2, ASM1229523v2, whole genome shotgun sequence genomic window:
- the LOC140971672 gene encoding GDSL esterase/lipase At1g33811-like, protein MIHISNLKNTQIFTVYEAMISEKVSKMANFIKIVMWVVLSLWCSTTMSQPNYQQVPGLFIFGDSLVDNGNNNGLFTLARANYRPYGIDFPQGTTGRFTNGRTFVDALAQILGFPNYIQPYIMVRGRALLQGANYASGASGIRDETGNNLGAHMSMNQQVENFQRTVMQLSRYFVGDNEALAYYLSKCIIYCGLGSNDYLNNYFMRDYYSTSYEYTPKGYAASLIQDYSKQLTEIYNLGARKVLVTAVGAIGCIPYQLARYNGNGSRCNEEINNAISLFNSGLKRLVDRFNNGLLPGAKFVYLDTYQSGRDLALNARSYGFEVLDRGCCGVGRNNGQITCLPFQIPCENRRNHLFWDAFHPTEAANVLLAKQAYSSTSKSYAYPINIQQLVML, encoded by the exons ATGATCCACATTTCAAACTTGAAAAATACTCAAATCTTCACTGTGTATGAGGCAATGATCAGTGAAAAAGTATCTAAAATGgcaaatttcattaaaattgtCATGTGGGTTGTTTTAAGTCTCTGGTGTTCAACAACTATGTCGCAGCCTAATTATCAGCAAGTGCCAGGACTGTTTATATTTGGTGACTCATTGGTAGACAATGGCAATAACAATGGATTATTCACTCTTGCCAGGGCGAATTACAGACCATATGGCATTGATTTCCCACAAGGCACAACCGGACGCTTCACAAATGGCCGTACATTCGTCGATGCTCTAG CTCAGATATTAGGCTTTCCGAATTACATTCAGCCCTATATCATGGTTCGTGGACGAGCATTACTTCAGGGAGCCAACTATGCATCAGGTGCTTCAGGAATTCGTGATGAAACAGGAAACAATTTGGGTGCTCACATGTCAATGAACCAACAGGTTGAAAACTTTCAGAGGACCGTGATGCAGTTGAGTAGGTATTTTGTAGGAGATAACGAAGCACTCGCCTATTATCTAAGCAAATGCATAATTTACTGTGGGTTGGGAAGCAATGATTATCTCAACAACTATTTCATGCGGGATTACTACTCAACCAGTTATGAATACACCCCCAAAGGTTATGCTGCTTCCCTAATCCAGGATTATTCCAAACAATTAACAGAAATATACAACTTAGGAGCACGTAAAGTTCTTGTGACTGCGGTTGGGGCAATAGGGTGCATACCATATCAATTAGCACGATATAACGGTAATGGAAGCCGGTGCAATGAAGAGATAAACAATGCTATTTCACTTTTCAACTCAGGACTGAAACGGCTGGTTGATAGATTTAATAATGGCCTGCTTCCTGGGGCGAAATTTGTATACCTGGATACATATCAAAGCGGCCGAGATTTAGCCTTGAATGCAAGATCTTATG GATTTGAAGTGCTGGACAGGGGATGTTGCGGGGTGGGAAGAAACAACGGGCAGATAACATGCCTTCCATTCCAAATTCCATGTGAAAACCGGCGCAATCACTTGTTTTGGGATGCATTTCATCCTACTGAAGCTGCCAATGTTTTGCTAGCTAAGCAAGCCTACTCTTCTACCTCCAAATCATATGCTTATCCCATTAATATACAGCAATTAGTCATGCTCTAG
- the LOC140958467 gene encoding uncharacterized protein — MGKTKRELLKPAPWRDAPEDGDNKFQDARLKVSSEPDGIGENSLSEIDLELRYSFQRNFQFPGALKLYKQLVDADVTTKLVKNMFLQHVFSVDTVVKPLPPSVAYNVSRNLTFFTRIFTQFFDPDGIADAQKSLWLGQEEKVRKVR; from the exons ATGGGGAAAACGAAAAGAGAGTTGCTCAAGCCGGCGCCTTGGAGGGATGCCCCAGAAGATGGCGATAACAAATTTCAAGACGCGAGGCTGAAGGTGTCGTCAGAGCCAG ATGGTATTGGAGAAAATTCCCTCTCTGAAATCGATCTCGAGCTTCGGTACAGCTTCCAACGAAACTTCCAG TTTCCTGGGGCTTTAAAACTTTATAAGCAGCTTGTGGATGCTGATGTGACTACTAAGCTCGTGAAAAATATG TTCCTTCAGCATGTTTTTAGCGTTGACACAGTCGTCAAACCGCTTCCTCCTTCGGTAGCATACAATGTTTCTCGCAATTTGACCTTTTTCACAAGGATCTTCACACAGTTCTTTG ATCCAGATGGTATAGCAGACGCTCAGAAATCACTTTGGTTAGGTCAAGAAGAAAAGGTTCGAAAAGTTCGATGA